Proteins encoded in a region of the Sphingopyxis sp. OAS728 genome:
- a CDS encoding DUF2231 domain-containing protein: protein MTSHPSTNSRSVHPLHGLLLAFPVALFTTALLSDITYLKSAEIQWSNFAAWAITGALVVGAPVLLWAALSLFRHRRDTLRTSALVYFLLILVMWIAGLINAFKHSQDAWSSVGTTGVALSIVSSVAALIAGWIAYGGRNAA from the coding sequence TTGACGTCCCATCCTTCCACGAACAGTCGATCCGTGCATCCCCTCCACGGGCTGCTCCTCGCCTTTCCCGTCGCGCTGTTCACGACCGCGCTCCTCTCCGACATCACCTATCTCAAAAGCGCCGAGATCCAGTGGAGCAATTTCGCCGCGTGGGCGATCACAGGCGCGCTGGTCGTCGGCGCGCCGGTGCTCCTATGGGCTGCGCTCAGCCTGTTCCGGCATCGCCGCGACACCTTGCGAACGTCTGCTCTCGTCTATTTCCTGCTCATCCTCGTCATGTGGATCGCTGGGCTGATCAACGCCTTCAAGCATAGCCAGGACGCGTGGAGTTCGGTGGGCACCACCGGCGTCGCGCTCTCGATCGTCTCCAGCGTCGCCGCGCTGATAGCGGGGTGGATCGCCTACGGCGGGAGGAACGCAGCATGA
- a CDS encoding PQQ-dependent sugar dehydrogenase encodes MTRIFFLAAALAATSLSACSSGDESLDQTGADPKLPALDETLLPPMKIAKPAGWNGELPTVPKGFTITPVATGLKIPRQILVLPNGDILVAEDSGGHAPKLRPKDVIAGYIKSLGKSSVKGGDRITLLRDTNGDGRPELRTTFIKDLDAPYGLALVNGSLYVANQGALLRFPYSDGQTSIGTPGEEVTKLPAVVNHHWTKSLAASPDGSKLYVGIGSNSNVGERGMSVEEDRAVIWEIDAATGANRVFVSGIRNPTALAFEPTSNQLWAVVNERDELGAELVPDYLTSVREGSFYGWPYSYWGKHIDPRVHPQKPELVKTAIAPDYALGSHVAPLGLSFAAGAGFPGFAQGAFVGEHGSWNRQSLAGYKVSFVPFANGRPAGKPRDFVTGFIKNGKARGRPVGVAWDSARNSLWIADDLSNTVWRVSGPSAVAMGSPVGPVASQK; translated from the coding sequence ATGACCCGTATCTTTTTCCTCGCAGCGGCCCTTGCTGCAACCTCGCTTTCGGCATGCAGTAGCGGCGACGAGAGCCTCGATCAGACGGGCGCGGATCCGAAGCTGCCGGCGCTCGACGAAACGCTCCTGCCGCCGATGAAGATCGCCAAGCCAGCCGGCTGGAACGGCGAGCTGCCGACCGTGCCGAAGGGGTTCACGATCACGCCGGTCGCGACCGGTCTCAAGATCCCACGTCAGATCCTCGTCTTGCCCAACGGCGATATCCTCGTCGCCGAAGATTCGGGCGGCCATGCGCCAAAGCTCCGGCCCAAGGACGTCATCGCGGGCTACATCAAGAGCCTCGGCAAAAGCAGCGTCAAGGGCGGCGACCGCATCACGCTGCTGCGCGACACCAATGGCGACGGGCGGCCCGAACTGCGCACGACCTTCATCAAGGATCTCGACGCGCCTTACGGGCTCGCTCTTGTAAACGGCAGTCTCTACGTCGCAAATCAGGGGGCACTGCTCCGCTTCCCCTATAGCGACGGGCAGACGAGCATCGGCACGCCGGGTGAAGAAGTCACCAAATTGCCCGCCGTCGTCAACCATCACTGGACCAAATCGCTCGCCGCCAGTCCCGACGGCAGCAAGCTTTACGTCGGTATCGGATCGAACAGCAATGTCGGCGAGCGCGGGATGAGCGTCGAGGAAGACCGCGCGGTAATCTGGGAGATAGATGCCGCGACTGGCGCCAACCGCGTCTTCGTCTCGGGCATTCGCAACCCGACCGCACTCGCCTTCGAGCCGACCTCGAACCAGCTATGGGCGGTAGTCAACGAACGCGACGAACTGGGGGCGGAACTGGTGCCCGACTATCTGACCTCGGTGCGCGAAGGATCCTTCTATGGCTGGCCCTACAGCTATTGGGGCAAGCATATCGACCCGCGCGTTCATCCGCAGAAGCCCGAATTGGTGAAGACGGCGATCGCGCCCGACTATGCGCTCGGCTCGCACGTCGCACCGCTCGGCCTCAGCTTCGCGGCCGGAGCCGGTTTTCCGGGCTTCGCGCAAGGCGCGTTCGTTGGCGAACATGGCAGCTGGAACCGCCAGAGCCTCGCCGGCTACAAGGTGAGCTTCGTGCCGTTCGCCAACGGCAGACCTGCAGGCAAGCCAAGGGATTTTGTCACCGGGTTCATCAAAAACGGGAAGGCGCGCGGCCGTCCCGTCGGGGTCGCTTGGGATTCCGCCCGAAATTCGCTCTGGATCGCCGACGACCTGTCGAACACCGTCTGGCGCGTTAGTGGTCCGAGCGCCGTCGCGATGGGCTCGCCTGTTGGACCGGTTGCCAGCCAAAAATAG
- a CDS encoding cytochrome c oxidase assembly protein: MDQSWIPYCGAAPLPGDWLGRWNGDPLLLLAVAVTAGAAYRRAGVAVPFWAGFVVLFLLFVSPLCALSSALFSVRVAHHVMLTAVVAPLLVWGLPKLQVKGSAALWAALHVLLFWFWHAPLPYALALSSERIFWAMQLSLLASAVAVWAALREASPPTAIALLLAMMVQMGLLGALITFAGSPLYTPHYVSTQPWGLSPVEDQQLAGLIMWAPAAGFYLAAALWRGWAMLAPPAAPAR; this comes from the coding sequence ATGGATCAGAGCTGGATTCCCTATTGCGGCGCGGCGCCACTGCCCGGCGACTGGTTAGGGCGCTGGAATGGCGATCCGTTGCTGCTGCTCGCCGTCGCGGTCACAGCGGGCGCCGCCTATAGACGGGCGGGCGTTGCGGTGCCATTTTGGGCAGGGTTCGTGGTGCTTTTTCTCTTGTTCGTGTCGCCGCTCTGCGCGCTTTCGTCGGCGCTGTTTTCTGTCCGGGTGGCGCATCATGTGATGCTCACCGCGGTTGTGGCTCCGCTGCTCGTCTGGGGTTTACCGAAGTTGCAGGTGAAAGGCAGCGCGGCGCTGTGGGCGGCGCTTCATGTCCTGCTCTTCTGGTTCTGGCACGCGCCCTTGCCTTACGCGCTTGCGTTGTCGAGCGAACGCATCTTTTGGGCGATGCAGCTGAGCCTGCTCGCGAGCGCGGTCGCCGTCTGGGCAGCGTTGCGCGAAGCGTCGCCACCGACCGCCATCGCGCTGCTACTGGCAATGATGGTGCAGATGGGGCTGCTCGGCGCACTCATCACCTTTGCCGGCTCTCCGCTTTACACGCCGCACTATGTCTCGACGCAGCCGTGGGGACTGTCGCCTGTCGAGGACCAGCAACTCGCCGGGCTCATCATGTGGGCGCCCGCGGCGGGCTTCTATCTGGCGGCCGCCTTGTGGCGGGGGTGGGCGATGCTCGCGCCGCCCGCCGCGCCTGCGCGATGA